In a genomic window of Vulpes lagopus strain Blue_001 chromosome 13, ASM1834538v1, whole genome shotgun sequence:
- the BET1 gene encoding BET1 homolog, producing MRRAGLGEGVPPGNYGNYGYANSGYSACEEENERLTESLRSKVTAIKSLSIEIGHEVKHQNKLLAEMDSQFDSTTGFLGKTMGKLKILSRGSQTKLLCYMMLFSLFVFFVIYWIIKLR from the exons ATGAGGCGTGCAGGCCTGG GTGAAGGAGTACCTCCTGGCAACTATGGGAACTATGGCTATGCTAACAGTGGTTATAGTGCctgtgaagaagaaaatgagagactcACTGAAAGTCTCAGAAGCAAAGTAACTGCTATAAAATCT ctttccATTGAAATAGGCCATGAGgttaaacatcaaaataaattattagctGAAATG GATTCACAGTTTGATTCTACAACTGGATTTCTAGGTAAAACTATGGGAAAACTGAAGATTTTATCTAGAGGGAGCCAAACAAAGCTGCTCTGCTATATGATGCTGTTttcattgtttgtctttttcGTCATTTATTGGATTATTAAACTGAGGTGA